A section of the Phycisphaerales bacterium genome encodes:
- a CDS encoding DUF202 domain-containing protein: MDRGEGQPSITDRLAADRTRLANERTLLAYVRTALGMLVVGGSLLKFFDGGLTNTLGAVFLLAGGATACLGFYRAVRTQRAINRVMRAASSGGPASESPR, encoded by the coding sequence ATGGACCGAGGCGAGGGGCAGCCCTCCATCACCGACCGCCTGGCCGCCGACCGCACCCGCCTGGCCAACGAGCGCACGCTCCTGGCCTACGTGCGCACGGCCCTGGGCATGCTGGTGGTGGGGGGCTCGCTGCTGAAGTTCTTCGACGGCGGCCTGACCAACACGCTCGGGGCGGTGTTCCTGCTGGCCGGCGGCGCGACGGCGTGCCTGGGCTTCTACCGGGCCGTGCGCACGCAGCGGGCGATCAATCGCGTGATGCGGGCGGCGAGTTCTGGCGGGCCGGCGTCCGAATCGCCGAGATGA
- a CDS encoding lyase family protein yields the protein MTTSANDTYTSPLASRNASPEMLRIWSPRHKFNTWRRIWLAVAEAQHEVTKGWDTPLVSQEQLGELRAVVERGITDEEIARAGELERDLRHDVMAHVHCLGEQCPKAKGIIHLGCTSQDVVCNADLLQIHEASKLVATKVARTIVSLGRTAREHIGLATLGFTHYQSAQPLTVGRRLAQWASDLHLADDCFIGRLHWFGLRGLRGATGTQASFLKLLDDDHELVSRLEGYFLASIDLCDFASDYANDSDPRRTIREAYVGLQRVNALQLTTQTYPRVLDCALLGDLASVAAVLHKIATDIRLLSNRKEIDEPFGEKQIGSSAMPYKRNPMKCERICGLTRFVMNLVGNAYDTAATQWLERTLDDSSNRRLSLPEAFLALDGALDLMHQVASGLVVHEAMVRKNLMAELPFLATENILMEAVKAGGDRQALHEKIRVHAQAAGMKVKQEGLENDLIERLRGDEAFAAVHHLLTEDQLLDPMKYVGRSVEQTERFLKEVVEPLRARYGDELATLGGSDRGV from the coding sequence ATGACCACATCAGCCAACGACACGTACACGAGCCCGCTCGCCTCCCGCAACGCGTCCCCGGAAATGCTCCGCATCTGGAGCCCGCGGCACAAGTTCAACACCTGGCGGCGGATCTGGCTGGCGGTGGCCGAGGCCCAGCACGAGGTGACCAAGGGGTGGGACACGCCGCTTGTCTCGCAGGAGCAACTGGGCGAGCTGCGGGCGGTCGTCGAGCGCGGCATCACCGACGAGGAGATCGCCCGTGCGGGGGAGCTCGAACGCGACCTGCGCCACGACGTGATGGCGCACGTGCATTGCCTGGGCGAGCAGTGCCCGAAGGCGAAGGGGATCATCCATCTGGGGTGTACGAGCCAGGATGTGGTGTGTAATGCGGATTTGCTGCAGATCCATGAAGCATCGAAACTAGTTGCGACAAAAGTCGCGAGAACGATTGTGTCTTTGGGCCGCACCGCTCGTGAGCACATCGGCCTAGCAACTTTGGGCTTCACCCACTATCAGTCAGCGCAGCCATTGACCGTCGGCCGACGACTCGCACAATGGGCGAGCGACTTGCACCTTGCCGACGACTGCTTCATTGGGCGGCTCCACTGGTTCGGACTCCGGGGCCTGCGCGGGGCAACCGGGACTCAAGCGTCGTTTCTGAAGCTGCTGGACGATGACCATGAGTTGGTATCCCGCCTTGAAGGCTATTTCCTCGCATCGATCGATCTATGCGACTTTGCAAGCGATTATGCCAATGATTCAGACCCAAGACGCACGATTCGAGAGGCGTATGTCGGGCTCCAACGCGTGAACGCACTCCAGCTCACCACACAAACGTACCCGCGTGTGCTCGACTGTGCCCTACTTGGCGACCTCGCCTCGGTCGCCGCCGTCCTCCACAAGATCGCCACCGACATCCGCCTGCTCAGCAACCGCAAGGAGATCGACGAGCCCTTCGGCGAGAAGCAAATCGGCTCATCGGCCATGCCCTACAAGCGCAACCCGATGAAGTGCGAGCGGATCTGCGGGCTGACGCGTTTCGTGATGAACCTGGTGGGCAACGCGTATGACACCGCCGCCACGCAGTGGCTGGAGCGCACGCTCGATGATTCCAGCAACCGCCGGCTGAGCCTGCCCGAGGCGTTCTTAGCATTGGATGGCGCCCTCGACCTGATGCACCAGGTGGCGTCGGGATTGGTGGTGCACGAGGCGATGGTGCGGAAGAACCTGATGGCCGAGTTGCCCTTCCTGGCCACCGAGAACATTCTTATGGAGGCGGTGAAGGCCGGCGGCGACCGGCAAGCCCTGCACGAGAAGATCCGCGTGCACGCCCAGGCCGCGGGCATGAAGGTGAAGCAGGAGGGGCTGGAGAACGACCTCATCGAGCGGCTGCGCGGGGACGAGGCGTTCGCGGCCGTGCATCACCTGCTGACCGAGGACCAGCTGCTGGACCCGATGAAGTATGTCGGGCGCTCGGTCGAGCAGACCGAGCGGTTCTTGAAGGAGGTCGTCGAGCCGCTCAGGGCGCGGTATGGGGATGAGCTGGCGACGCTTGGGGGGAGTGATCGCGGGGTGTGA